A genome region from Chiroxiphia lanceolata isolate bChiLan1 chromosome 5, bChiLan1.pri, whole genome shotgun sequence includes the following:
- the LOC116787620 gene encoding uncharacterized protein LOC116787620 translates to MLLPRAAGSSRQGGKAICHSVPMRRASLGQQGVSMGRARYKAPSQASKLNTPYGARGTASAAGPGLSRREDYPQHSPPRSAMPLATVTPGQHKKAWRDEGRGKRQRQWQQVQADDMLIMLLCSNRSGRGTRRQEQWKLRGRMHVNRDDEQGQQDREKDFMEQDPYASSSNGCGSQGGHHRGPVHRPQWKQPGKAHWWSHSRRRNWKQQQQLQCTEPSHQDQAGGQSSSGQKRVLFWNAKKRCWVPTLRVPAATWREARARLRPMNMAGHRPPGMCAPHNTSQYIMDQHDPIG, encoded by the exons ATGTTGCTGCCACGGGCCGCTGGCTCCTCCAGGCAGGGTGGGAAGGCAATCTGTCACTCTGTGCCCATGAGAAGAGCCTCTCTGGGACAGCAGGGTGTCAGTATGGGGAGGGCAAGATACAAGGCTCCCTCACAAGCCTCCAAGCTAAACACCCCATATGGAGCCAGAGGCACTGCCAGCGCTGCAGGGCCAGGCCTCAGCCGAAGGGAAGACTACCCCCAGCACAGTCCCCCCAGAAGTGCCATGCCACTGGCTACCGTCACTCCTGGGCAACACAAGAAGGCATGGCGAGATGAGGGCAGGGGCAAGAGGCAAAGACAATGGCAGCAAGTGCAGGCAGACGACATGCTAATCATGCTCCTGTGTAGCAACAGGTCTGGCAGGGGCACAAGACGACAGGAGCAATGGAAGCTCAGGGGCAGAATGCACGTTAACAGAGACGATGAACAAGGGCAACAGGACAGAGAGAAGGACTTCATGGAGCAGGACCCCTATGCATCTTCCTCAAATGGCTGTGGGAGCCAGGGCGGCCACCACAGGGGTCCTGTGCATAGGCCACAGTGGAAGCAGCCTGGGAAGGCACACTGGTGGAGTCACAGCCGGAGGAGGAATtggaaacagcaacaacaactaCAATGCACCGAGCCCAGCCACCAAGACCAGGCaggtgggcagagcagcagcgGTCAAAAGAGAGTCCTGTTCTGGAATGCAAAGAAGCGCTGCTGGGTCCCAACCTTGCGTGTGCCAGCAGCAACCTGGCGAGAGGCAAGAGCGCGCCTCCGCCCCATGAACATGGCAGGACACCGCCCACCAGGGATGTGTGCACCCCACAACACCAGCCAGTACATCATGGACCAGCACGA CCCAATAGGTTGA